AGCGCGAAGGCGAACCGCGCCAGGAAGCCACCCCAGCCGATGCCCTCGTGCTCGACGTGCCCGGTCGTCGCCATTTTACGATCATACCCCTCCGCGACCCGAGTCACGCGTGGCTCTCGGCCCGCAGCTCTCGCACCTCGCGCACGAACAGCACGGCGGCCGTAGGCACCACGATCAACGCGCAGGCGCCGAGCAGGGTGGGCGCGGGGCCGAACGCGTCGAGCGCAAAGCCGGCGAGCACCTCTCCCAGCGGCACCAGCGCGATCGAGCCCACCGCGTCGTAGGCCGAGACACGCGACAGCGCCGCCGGCTCCACGTGGGTCTGGAGGGCGGTGAACCACAGAACGCCGAAGATCTCCCCGGCCAGGCCAGCGGCGAAGGCCGCCCCGGCGATCCACGCCAGCGGCAGCGTCGCCCAGAGCGCCAGCGGGAGCAGCGCGAACGGAAAGCAGCACAGCGTGGCGGCGAGCATGGGGCGCGGGAAGCGCACGCGCAGCGCGAGGAAGCCGCCCGCGATCAGCCCGAAGCCGTTGGCGCTGGCGATCGCGCCCCACGCCGCCGCGCCGCCGAGTGAGCGCTTGGCGATCACGGGTCCCACGACGGCATAGGTGCCGAACCAGCCCAACAGCATGACCGTGAACTGCAAGACGATCGTCCACAGCCAGCGGTGACTCGTGAACTCGCGCCAGCCGTAGCGCAGCTCGGCCAGGAGTGACTCGCCGCGGCTGCGCTCCTGGGCACGCTCGCGCACGCCCGACACGAGGATGGCGCTGGCCAGGAAGGTGGCCGCGTCGAGCGCGAGCGCGACCTTCGCGCCGAAGACCGCCGCGACGAAACCGGCCACGGCGGCGCCGAGCCCGATGGCCAGGCTGTTGGCGAGCGCCAGCAGCGCGTTTGCCCCGTGGAGCCGATCGCGGTCCACGACCAGCGGAACCAGTCCGACTGCCGCCGGTTGGTGGAGCGCGAGCGCGGTGCCGATCACGAGCTCGAGCGCGACCAGCGCCGGCACCGACGCCACGTGCAACGCGAGCAGCAGCGCGATCGTGCCCTGTGCCGCCGCGGCGGCGAGGTCGCCGGTCACCATCTGCGCGCGGCGGGAGCCACGGTCGGCGAGCGCCCCCGCGAAGATCTGGAACGCGACCTGGGCCGCCGACGCCGCGGCGATCACGATCCCCACGTCGCGCGCGGTCCCATGCAGGTCTTCGAGCACCGCGAACGGCAGCGCGACCGGCGCCATCGGCGTGCCGAAGGCCGAGATCAGCCGCGCCGCGAACACGCGTGCGAAGTTGCGATCCTGGAGCAGCGCGAATCGGGACGCCATGCGCAGGGCGCAATGGTATCTGACTCGTGCTCGAACAGAAGCGGCCGGCCGCTCGCGCGACCGGCCGCTTGCATTTCACGGCCTGACCGGGATTCGACTCACTCCGCGGAGTAGCCGAACACCGCCTTGGTCTCGAGGAACTCCTCGAAGCCGTTCACGCCCCACTCGCGGCCGTTGCCCGACTGCTTGTAGCCGCCGAACGGCGCGTCGAACGAGAGCTGCGCACCGTTCAGGTGCACGTTCCCGGTGCGGAGCTGGCGCGCGACCTTCTTCGCGTGGTCGAGGTTGCCCGAGGTCACGTAGCCCGACAGCCCGTACGGGGTGTCGTTGGCGATCGAGATCGCCTCGGCCTCGTCGTGATACGGGAGGATCGACAGCACGGGCCCGAAGATCTCCTCGCGCGCGATGGTCATCGTGTTCTTCACGTTGCCGAACACGGTGGGCTTCACGTAGTAGCCCTCCTTCAGGCCCTCGGGCCGGCCCACGCCGCCGGTCACGAGCGTGGCGCCCTCGTCGATGCCCTTC
Above is a window of Myxococcota bacterium DNA encoding:
- a CDS encoding MFS transporter, with translation MASRFALLQDRNFARVFAARLISAFGTPMAPVALPFAVLEDLHGTARDVGIVIAAASAAQVAFQIFAGALADRGSRRAQMVTGDLAAAAAQGTIALLLALHVASVPALVALELVIGTALALHQPAAVGLVPLVVDRDRLHGANALLALANSLAIGLGAAVAGFVAAVFGAKVALALDAATFLASAILVSGVRERAQERSRGESLLAELRYGWREFTSHRWLWTIVLQFTVMLLGWFGTYAVVGPVIAKRSLGGAAAWGAIASANGFGLIAGGFLALRVRFPRPMLAATLCCFPFALLPLALWATLPLAWIAGAAFAAGLAGEIFGVLWFTALQTHVEPAALSRVSAYDAVGSIALVPLGEVLAGFALDAFGPAPTLLGACALIVVPTAAVLFVREVRELRAESHA
- a CDS encoding aldehyde dehydrogenase family protein yields the protein KGIDEGATLVTGGVGRPEGLKEGYYVKPTVFGNVKNTMTIAREEIFGPVLSILPYHDEAEAISIANDTPYGLSGYVTSGNLDHAKKVARQLRTGNVHLNGAQLSFDAPFGGYKQSGNGREWGVNGFEEFLETKAVFGYSAE